A window from Dethiosulfovibrio russensis encodes these proteins:
- a CDS encoding SulP family inorganic anion transporter has product MLSTIREQWFSNIRGDVLAGIVVALALIPEAIAFSIIAGVDPKVGLYASFCIAVVIAFVGGRPGMISGATGAMALLMVTLVKEHGLQYLLAATILTGFIQILAGYLKLGALMRFVSKSVVIGFVNALAILIFMAQLPELTNVTWHVYA; this is encoded by the coding sequence CGCGGGGATGTCCTTGCGGGTATTGTTGTCGCTTTGGCTCTAATTCCTGAAGCAATTGCCTTCTCTATTATTGCAGGTGTCGATCCTAAAGTCGGGTTATACGCTTCATTCTGTATTGCCGTGGTGATTGCTTTCGTAGGTGGTCGCCCTGGTATGATTTCTGGGGCAACCGGTGCCATGGCGTTATTAATGGTAACACTGGTTAAAGAGCATGGTCTGCAATACTTATTAGCAGCCACAATTTTGACAGGATTTATTCAAATCTTAGCCGGCTATCTAAAATTAGGTGCCTTGATGCGGTTTGTATCCAAGTCAGTTGTGATTGGCTTTGTGAATGCCCTGGCTATTCTAATTTTTATGGCTCAATTACCTGAACTCACTAATGTGACATGGCATGTCTATGC